CCGGCTCAGCCGGGGACGGTCGGCCGGGCGCCCGGCGCGGGTCGGGTTCTTCGGCACGGGACTCGTCGCCCGCTACATCCACACCTTCCTCGCCGGCACCGGCTGGTCCTTCGACGAGATCGGTGTCCACGACGTGGCGCCGGAGAGCGCGGCCGGGTTCCGCTGCTACCTGGAGCAGTCGGGCACGGCGGGCCGGATCAGTGTGCACGACGATCCCGAGGAACTTATCCGCTTCAGCGACCTCGTGGTATTCGCGACCATCGCCACCGAGCCGCACGTCAGCGACCCGTCCTGGTTCGGCCACAACCCGCTGGTGCTGCACGTGTCCCTACGAGATCTCGCCCCGGAGGTCCTGCTCGCCTCGGCCAATGTCGTGGACGACGTCGAGCACTGCCTCAAGGCCGACACCTCCCCGCACCTGGCGGAGCGGCTGACCGGCGGCCGCGCCTTTCTGGACGGCACGCTCGACGACGTGATCGCCGGCCGGGTGACGCTCCCCGCGGACCGGCCGGTGGTCTTCTCGCCCTTCGGCCTCGGGGTGCTGGACCTCGCGGTCGGCACATGGGTCTACGACGAGGTGGCGCGCTCCGGCGGGCTGCGCGTCGTCGACGGCTTCTTCCATGAACTGCGCCGGTACGGCTGAGCCGCCCGGAAGCCAGTGAGGAGGCACCTTGCAGAACTGGTCACCCGGAGAGATCAACGGTCAGGTCTCCGTAGCAGCTACGGACGACTCCACGGCCGCTGACGCAGGGGCCCGACGGGCCCGCTGCAGATGAGGAGGCCATCGTGCCTGTCATATCCGTTCCCCAAGACTTCAACGAAGACGATCTCTACATCGACCTCGAGTCGATATTCGGGCGCTCGCTCTTCCTGAAGTGCGAGGGCTTCAACTTCGCCGGCTCGATCAAGCTGAAGGCCGCGATCGAGATGGTGGAGACCGCCGAAAGGGACGGAGTCCTGACGCCGGATTCGATCCTCGTGGAGTCCTCCTCGGGCAACCTGGGCGTGGCACTGAGCATGATCGCGGCGAGCAAGGGCTACAGGTTCCTGTGCGTCACCGACTCGCGCTGCAATCTGACGACCCGGCTGATGATGGAGGCCCTGGGCAGCCAGGTGCACGTCATCGCCGGCCAGGAGGCCAACGGCAGCTTCCTGGGCGCGCGGATCGACTACCTCCGTACGCTGTGCGCCTCCGACAGCCGGTACGTGTGGCTCAGCCAGTACACGAACCCGGGCAACTGGAAGGCGCACTACCGCAGGACGGCGCCTGAGATCGCACATCGGTTCCCCGAGCTGGACACGCTGTTCGTCGGCGCCGGGACCACGGGCACGCTGATGGGCTGCGCCCGCTTCTTCCGCGAGTGGCACCGGCCGGTGCGGATCATCGCGGTGGACAGCGTCGGCTCCGTGTCCTTCGGCGGTGAGGCGGGGCGCAGGATGATCCCCGGGCTGGGGATGAGCATCCGTCCTCCGCTGCTCGACGAGTCCTTCGTGGACGAGGTCATCCGTGTGGAGGAACGGGACACCATCCGGGCCTGCCACCGGCTGGCCCGCCGGGGGTTCCTGTTCGGCGGCTCCACCGGCACCGTCGTCAGCGGCGCGATGGGCTGGCTCGCCGAGCACGGCGGCGACGGGCGCACGGCGGTGGCCATCGCCCCGGACCTGGGCGAGCGGTACCTCGACACCGTCTACCAGACCAACTGGCTGCACGGTCTCTACGGTGACGACGTGCTCGGCCCCGAACCGGCGAACACCGAGTCCTGGGTCCTGCCCACCTCTCCCCCGCCGGCACCGTCGCCGGGTGGACGGCGTCCCCACCTGCGCGCGGGCGAACGCGCAGGCCGCCGGCGCCACCGGCGCAAGAGCGGCGGGGAGCCGTGAGCTCCGCGTCGAGCGTACGGCCGGCACGGAACAGCTCCGCCCGCCCTGCCGCTTCGCCGGTGGCCACCAGGGCGTGACCGGCCTCTGCCACCACGCCGCCCGCCACCACGAGCCCGACGTCGGCCGCCCGACGGGCACGTGGGCGGTGCACCGGCCCACGTGCCCGTCGGGCGGGTGGAGGCAGCGCGCCGGACGGCCGGGCCTGCTCACAGAGGCGCCAGCCGGTGGCCCAGCCCTGGCAGGTCCGGGAGCTGGACATGGCCCGTGCCGTTCGTCGCCGCGAAGGTCTCCGGGGCGAGCGGCTCCTGTTCGACGAGCAGGGGCCCGACCAGGTCGGGCGGGACCGTGGCGTGCGGGAGGGCCGCTGAGAGATGGGCGGCGGCGAGGGTGGCGACGCCGAACTCCGGCATGCTGCCGATCTTCACGGACAGGCCGGCGGCCTCGGCGACGGCGGCGATCTGGCGCGCCCGGTGGAGACCGCCGACCTTCAGGATCTTGATGTTGAGCACATCGGCGGCGCCGCGGCGGACGATCTCCAGCGCGTCGTGGAGCGACTGGAGCGACTCGTCGGCCATCACCCGTGCTCCGCCCTGGGCGCGCAGCGCGGCGAGCCCGGCCAGGTCCCAGCGGGGCAGGGGCTGTTCGACGAGGTCGAGTCCGGCGTCGGCGAGGCGCGTGACCGTGCGGAGCGCGCTGCCCGGCGCGTACCCCTCGTTGGCGTCGAGGGAGAGCGACACGGAATCGGGGACGGACTTCCGCACGGCGGCGACGAGTTCGACGTCCCGGTCGGGATCCTCGCCGCCCTTGAGCTTGATGTGGTGGAAGCCGCGCTCGGCGTACCGCGCGGCCTCCTCGACGCTCTCCGCGATGCTGCCGAGTCCGACGACCCACGTGCTGGGCACACGATGGGTGACGGCCCCGCCCAGGAGGAAGTGCGCGGGCCAGCCCGCGGCGCGGGCGGCCAGGTCGTGGAGGGCGAGGTCGAGTGCGGCCTTGGCCAGGTGCTGGCCGCGGATCGCGGCGTCCATGGCCGCGTGCGCCCCTGCCAGATCGCGCGGGTCGCGGCCGATGAGGGCGGGCGCCGCGTGCTCGGTGAGGGCGGCCCGCAGCCCGGCCAGGGTCTCCCCCGTGTACGCGGTCATCGGTGAGGCCTCGCCGAAGCCCGACGCCCCGTCGGTGGTGCGTACCTCCACCAGCAGGCTGACGAGTTCGGGGCTGGTGCCGCTGCTGATCGCGAACGGGCGTCGGTAGGGGGCGCGGACCACTCGGGTGTGGAACGAGGCGATCTTCAAGCCGGCTCAGCTCCTTCGCAGGCGTCGTTTCGGTCCGGACCGTAACTTCCCTCACGGCGGCCGTACGCAAACGGACGCGGGCGG
The genomic region above belongs to Streptomyces marianii and contains:
- the sbnA gene encoding 2,3-diaminopropionate biosynthesis protein SbnA, which encodes MPVISVPQDFNEDDLYIDLESIFGRSLFLKCEGFNFAGSIKLKAAIEMVETAERDGVLTPDSILVESSSGNLGVALSMIAASKGYRFLCVTDSRCNLTTRLMMEALGSQVHVIAGQEANGSFLGARIDYLRTLCASDSRYVWLSQYTNPGNWKAHYRRTAPEIAHRFPELDTLFVGAGTTGTLMGCARFFREWHRPVRIIAVDSVGSVSFGGEAGRRMIPGLGMSIRPPLLDESFVDEVIRVEERDTIRACHRLARRGFLFGGSTGTVVSGAMGWLAEHGGDGRTAVAIAPDLGERYLDTVYQTNWLHGLYGDDVLGPEPANTESWVLPTSPPPAPSPGGRRPHLRAGERAGRRRHRRKSGGEP
- the sbnB gene encoding 2,3-diaminopropionate biosynthesis protein SbnB; its protein translation is MTAIRSGRTESAGESAKRRAYGPGSTGEPDAAPSFAVIPGEQVQRALQGHEKRIVELVEATYRLHGEGRTVNPPSYFLRFQDRPASRIIALPASLGGQAGVDGLKWISSFPANVEAGFPRASAVLILNDHDTGYPFACLEGSIISATRTAASAALAADRLSRGRSAGRPARVGFFGTGLVARYIHTFLAGTGWSFDEIGVHDVAPESAAGFRCYLEQSGTAGRISVHDDPEELIRFSDLVVFATIATEPHVSDPSWFGHNPLVLHVSLRDLAPEVLLASANVVDDVEHCLKADTSPHLAERLTGGRAFLDGTLDDVIAGRVTLPADRPVVFSPFGLGVLDLAVGTWVYDEVARSGGLRVVDGFFHELRRYG
- a CDS encoding mandelate racemase/muconate lactonizing enzyme family protein yields the protein MKIASFHTRVVRAPYRRPFAISSGTSPELVSLLVEVRTTDGASGFGEASPMTAYTGETLAGLRAALTEHAAPALIGRDPRDLAGAHAAMDAAIRGQHLAKAALDLALHDLAARAAGWPAHFLLGGAVTHRVPSTWVVGLGSIAESVEEAARYAERGFHHIKLKGGEDPDRDVELVAAVRKSVPDSVSLSLDANEGYAPGSALRTVTRLADAGLDLVEQPLPRWDLAGLAALRAQGGARVMADESLQSLHDALEIVRRGAADVLNIKILKVGGLHRARQIAAVAEAAGLSVKIGSMPEFGVATLAAAHLSAALPHATVPPDLVGPLLVEQEPLAPETFAATNGTGHVQLPDLPGLGHRLAPL